From the genome of Methanococcoides methylutens, one region includes:
- a CDS encoding DNA polymerase ligase N-terminal domain-containing protein, whose product MMIDKDAFIFVIQKHHARNLHYDLRLEMDGVLKSWAIPKEPPIVEGVKRLAIQTDDHAIEYADFEGTIPEGSYGAGKVEIWDHGRFEPVVVKEKEVVFSLSGEKMKGKFVLVKTNFGKAKNSWLFFKKNE is encoded by the coding sequence ATGATGATTGATAAGGACGCTTTTATATTTGTGATACAGAAACACCATGCTCGCAATCTTCACTATGATCTGCGTCTGGAGATGGATGGTGTTCTCAAAAGCTGGGCGATTCCTAAGGAACCTCCTATTGTAGAAGGGGTCAAGCGACTTGCCATACAGACTGATGATCATGCAATTGAATATGCTGATTTTGAAGGAACGATACCTGAAGGCAGTTATGGTGCTGGCAAGGTCGAGATATGGGACCATGGTAGATTTGAACCTGTGGTAGTCAAAGAAAAGGAGGTCGTTTTCAGTCTCTCAGGTGAAAAAATGAAAGGCAAGTTCGTCCTAGTAAAGACGAACTTCGGGAAGGCTAAGAACAGCTGGCTCTTTTTTAAGAAAAATGAATAA